In Bacteroidota bacterium, the genomic stretch GTGGTACATGGAATACCCGGTAAATATGAACTGCAGGATGGCGATATAATTTCGGTTGATTGTGGTGTTTATAAAAACGGGTTTCATGGTGACTCGGCCTATACCTTCGCGGTGGGAAATGTAAAACCCGAAACATTAAGGTTGCTTAAAGTTACTAAGGAATGCTTGTATAAAGGTGTTGAGGTAGCTGTTGCCGGTAAAAGATTGGGGGATATAAGTTATACTATCCAGGAATATGCCGAAAGCAATGGTTATTCAGTGGTACGTGAACTGGTTGGTCATGGTATTGGAAAAGACCTTCACGAAGCACCTGAGGTCCCTAATTATGGTAAAAGAGGAAGTGGGCCCGTATTACAGGAAGGATTGGTGATCGCCATTGAGCCAATGATAAACCTTGGTAAGAAAGCGGTAAAAACGGAGAGTGATGGTTGGACAATACGTACACAGGATAATATGCCATCTGCACATTTTGAACATACAATAGCAGTAAGGGCAGGTAAAGCGGATGTGTTGTCAACCTTCGAATATATAGAAGCAGTATTAAACGAAAAAAAAGAATTAGTAAATTAATATATGGCAAAACAGCCATCGATAGAACAAGACGGAACAATTATTGAAGCATTGTCGAACGCAATGTTTCGTGTGGAGCTTGAGAACGGGCACGTAATAACAGCTCATATTTCAGGTAAAATGCGGATGAATTATATAAAAATATTGCCCGGTGATAAAGTCAGAATTGAAATGTCACCGTACGATCTGACAAAAGGAAGAATAGCGTATAGGTATAAATAGTTCAAAGTTCAAAGTTCAAAGTTCAAAGTTCAAAGTTGAATGTTTGAAATAAGACCGGAGAGCAAAAAAATAGAAGAAATGAAAGTAAGAACATCAATTAAGAAGAGAAGCCCTGAGTGCATTATTGTGCGCAGGAAAGGACGTCTTTATGTTATAAACAAGAAGAATCCGAAATTTAAACAAAGGCAGAAATAAATTAACAACCGGAAGTAAAGTCTAGGGGGTTAAAAAACCTGAAACTTGAAACCTGAAACTAAATAAAAATGGCACGTATTGCAGGTATTGATTTACCAAAAAACAAAAGAGGCGAAATTGGTCTGACCTACATCTTTGGTGTTGGCCGCAGCACAGCACGTAAGGTGCTGAAAAAGGCGGGTATTGACGCTAACATTAAAGTTCAGGAATGGAACGATGATGAAACGAATAAGATCCGTACGGCTCTTAATGAAATGATCAATAATGGTTTATTGAAAGTTGAAGGAGCACTTCGTTCGGAGGTTCAATTGAATATCAAGCGTTTGGTGGACATCAATACATATCGCGGTATCCGTCATCGTATGGGTTTACCTGTAAGGGGACAGAATACACAAACCAATGCGCGTACACGTAAAGGAAAACGTAAAACAATCGCGAATAAAAAGATCGCGGCTAAATAATAAAACATAAATAATAAATGGCAAAACAAGCACAAGCAACAGGAGCAGGACAACAGGGGCAAGCCGGATCTCCATCTGGCAAGGCGGCAGCCAAAAAGAGAGTGGTTAAAGTTGAGGCGGTCGGACAAGCCCATCTGAATGCTACTTTCAATAACCTGATCATTTCATTGACGAACAACGCGGGACAGGTAATTTCCTGGTCGAGCGCGGGTAAAATGGGTTTCCGTGGTTCTAAAAAGAACACGCCATACGCTGCTCAAATGGCGGCTAATGATTGTGGTAAAGTTGCCCATGATCTTGGTTTGCGTAAGGTAAAAGTGTTTGTTAAAGGTCCTGGTGCAGGACGAGAGTCAGCTATCAGAACACTGGCATCTATTGGCATCGAGGTTACTGAAATTATGGATATAACTCCAATACCGCATAATGGTTGCAGAGCGCCTAAAAGACGCAGAGTATAATAAATTTTAATTCTTAATTAATAATTTTTAATTCAATATAAGATGGCAAGATATACAGGCCCAAAATCAAAAGTTGCGAGAAAATTCAGGGAGCCAATTTTTGGCGCTGACAAAGCGCTGGAAAAGAAAAATTACCCTCCGGGACAACACGGCTTAACTAAAAAAAGAGCTAAACAATCGGAGTACGCTGTTCAGTTGATGGAAAAGCAAAAGGTAAAATATACCTATGGCATCCTTGAGCGTCAGTTCGCTAAAATATTTAATCGTGCCTCACGCGCGCATGGTATTACAGGTGAAGTGTTGTTACAGTTGATCGAAGCCCGTTTGGATAATGTGGTTTACCGTATGGGGATTGCTCCTACACGTTCTGCTGCTCGCCAGTTGGTTGGACATAATCATATTACCGTGAATGGTGAGTTGGTGAATATTTCATCATATACATT encodes the following:
- the rpmJ gene encoding 50S ribosomal protein L36 produces the protein MKVRTSIKKRSPECIIVRRKGRLYVINKKNPKFKQRQK
- the rpsM gene encoding 30S ribosomal protein S13 codes for the protein MARIAGIDLPKNKRGEIGLTYIFGVGRSTARKVLKKAGIDANIKVQEWNDDETNKIRTALNEMINNGLLKVEGALRSEVQLNIKRLVDINTYRGIRHRMGLPVRGQNTQTNARTRKGKRKTIANKKIAAK
- the map gene encoding type I methionyl aminopeptidase: MAIFYKTNEEIELVRISSLLVGKTLAEVAKVIKPGIATAELDKTAEKFIRDNGGVPSFKGYNGFPASLCISVNSVVVHGIPGKYELQDGDIISVDCGVYKNGFHGDSAYTFAVGNVKPETLRLLKVTKECLYKGVEVAVAGKRLGDISYTIQEYAESNGYSVVRELVGHGIGKDLHEAPEVPNYGKRGSGPVLQEGLVIAIEPMINLGKKAVKTESDGWTIRTQDNMPSAHFEHTIAVRAGKADVLSTFEYIEAVLNEKKELVN
- the rpsK gene encoding 30S ribosomal protein S11; protein product: MAKQAQATGAGQQGQAGSPSGKAAAKKRVVKVEAVGQAHLNATFNNLIISLTNNAGQVISWSSAGKMGFRGSKKNTPYAAQMAANDCGKVAHDLGLRKVKVFVKGPGAGRESAIRTLASIGIEVTEIMDITPIPHNGCRAPKRRRV
- the rpsD gene encoding 30S ribosomal protein S4, with translation MARYTGPKSKVARKFREPIFGADKALEKKNYPPGQHGLTKKRAKQSEYAVQLMEKQKVKYTYGILERQFAKIFNRASRAHGITGEVLLQLIEARLDNVVYRMGIAPTRSAARQLVGHNHITVNGELVNISSYTLKPGDVVAVREKSKVLEVISNNVLGSANQYPWIEFDKTKMEGKFTSMPQRTQIPENIKEQLIVELYSK
- the infA gene encoding translation initiation factor IF-1 yields the protein MAKQPSIEQDGTIIEALSNAMFRVELENGHVITAHISGKMRMNYIKILPGDKVRIEMSPYDLTKGRIAYRYK